The following are encoded together in the Streptomyces flavofungini genome:
- a CDS encoding polysaccharide deacetylase family protein: MDNKLYDYSPIVEREPIQWPGGAKVAFYVGLNIEHYEVDKPSTSTFPGTAHLTPDPLNYGWRDYGPRVGFWRTLESLDRHRVRASVLLNSDVGDRYPQIVRAGRERDWAWLAHGKNNSIFQADMTEDEERTYLTDVVETIERTTGTRPRGWMGPALTETFRTPRLIKELGLDYVLDWTNDDQPFDLNVPGMFGVPYSVELNDINLFVGHSMTGPDFVQIVKDQLDQLHADADAADSGRVMALALHPFVIGQAFRAKYLDQALEYVVNHPGVWVTTSDEIAEHHRGTRGARD, translated from the coding sequence ATGGACAACAAGCTCTACGACTACAGCCCCATCGTCGAGCGCGAGCCGATCCAGTGGCCGGGCGGCGCCAAGGTCGCCTTCTATGTGGGGCTCAACATCGAGCACTACGAGGTCGACAAGCCGTCGACGTCGACGTTCCCCGGCACCGCGCACCTCACCCCGGACCCGCTGAACTACGGCTGGCGGGACTACGGGCCGCGCGTGGGCTTCTGGCGGACGCTGGAGAGCCTCGACCGGCACCGGGTGCGGGCCAGCGTGCTGCTCAACTCCGACGTGGGCGACCGCTATCCGCAGATCGTCCGGGCGGGGCGCGAGCGCGACTGGGCCTGGCTCGCGCACGGCAAGAACAACTCGATCTTCCAGGCCGACATGACGGAGGACGAGGAGCGGACGTACCTGACGGACGTCGTGGAGACCATCGAGCGGACCACCGGGACGCGGCCGCGCGGCTGGATGGGGCCCGCCCTGACGGAGACCTTCCGGACCCCGCGGCTGATCAAGGAACTCGGCCTCGACTACGTCCTGGACTGGACGAACGACGACCAGCCCTTCGACCTGAACGTCCCCGGCATGTTCGGCGTCCCGTACTCCGTCGAACTCAACGACATCAACCTCTTCGTCGGCCACAGCATGACCGGCCCCGACTTCGTCCAGATCGTGAAGGACCAGCTCGACCAGCTGCACGCCGACGCGGACGCGGCCGACAGCGGGCGCGTGATGGCGCTGGCCCTGCATCCCTTCGTCATCGGCCAGGCATTCCGCGCCAAGTACCTCGACCAGGCCCTGGAGTACGTGGTGAACCACCCGGGGGTGTGGGTGACCACGTCGGACGAGATCGCCGAGCACCATCGGGGCACGCGGGGCGCTCGGGACTAG
- a CDS encoding LysR family transcriptional regulator, with protein sequence MDLNAVRTFLAAAESGQFQEAAVDLGITQQAVSKRVAALEKELGARLFDRTPRGARLTIDGQAFLPHARALALAEERAAASVRPGKRPLRVDVVGRRVATAGLVRDFHRAHPEIELDIVTLYGVDAAVAALESGEIDATFRAVTMPGRRLPDGIAAMPVLDEPMHLFTGPAHEFAAESVIAPERLAGQRIWMPGNEAGTEWAAYYDALAATFGCVIETLGRPNFGIEFLLDTIADSKTLATFLSERTPLVWPAGHDLRLIPLRDPTPVYAHSLLWYDTNPHPGLAVLRDHLAAAGLAHDGTDTWRPTWAR encoded by the coding sequence GTGGATCTCAACGCCGTACGCACGTTCCTCGCCGCCGCCGAGTCCGGGCAGTTCCAGGAGGCCGCCGTCGATCTCGGGATCACGCAGCAGGCGGTGTCCAAGCGGGTGGCCGCGCTGGAGAAGGAGCTGGGGGCGCGGCTCTTCGACCGGACGCCCAGGGGTGCCCGGCTCACGATCGACGGGCAGGCGTTCCTGCCGCACGCGCGGGCGCTCGCCCTCGCCGAGGAGCGGGCTGCGGCGTCGGTGCGGCCCGGGAAGCGGCCGCTGCGCGTGGACGTGGTGGGGCGCCGGGTCGCGACGGCGGGTCTGGTGCGGGACTTCCACCGGGCGCACCCGGAGATCGAGCTGGACATCGTGACGTTGTACGGAGTGGACGCGGCGGTGGCGGCGCTGGAGTCGGGTGAGATCGACGCGACGTTCCGGGCGGTGACCATGCCGGGGCGGCGGCTCCCGGACGGTATCGCGGCGATGCCGGTCCTCGACGAGCCGATGCACCTGTTCACGGGGCCCGCGCACGAGTTCGCCGCCGAGAGCGTGATCGCCCCGGAGCGCCTGGCGGGGCAGCGGATCTGGATGCCGGGCAACGAGGCGGGCACGGAGTGGGCGGCGTACTACGACGCGCTCGCGGCGACGTTCGGCTGTGTGATCGAGACGCTGGGCCGCCCGAACTTCGGCATCGAGTTCCTGCTGGACACCATCGCGGATTCGAAGACGCTCGCGACGTTCCTCAGCGAGCGGACACCGCTGGTCTGGCCCGCCGGGCACGACCTGCGCCTGATCCCGCTGCGCGACCCGACGCCGGTCTACGCCCACTCGCTGCTCTGGTACGACACCAATCCGCACCCCGGCCTCGCGGTGCTCCGCGACCATCTCGCCGCCGCCGGGCTCGCCCACGACGGCACGGACACATGGCGGCCGACGTGGGCGAGATGA
- a CDS encoding MFS transporter, whose translation MVVGAVRERVSLGRGFRWLWAAYAISSFGTRFAFDAFALIAVLVLHAGTGQVALLSAAGLAVGAAVAVPLGPWAEHRRKRPVMIAADLVRCAALLTVPAAHALGRLTFAHLLVVAVVVAAADIAFSAAAGACLKALVPPAELLRANGRLESTSWTATALGPPLGGAAVGAFGPVVTVAADAVSYLLSAAGIRAIGGGEARPAATAGRTATPSRTAAASRTSADGAVATESGPPRIRPRDLADGWRFLLADPALRPLFLNTVLVSGLIMATAPPLAVLMLGPLGFAPWQYGLAFALPCLGGLVGARLSPAVVRRHGERAVLRTVGTLRACWSVGLAFVHPGPTGLALVMAVEFGLITCMGVFNPVCATYRLERTPPDRIARTLSAWSVTSKATVAALTALWGLLATVAGPRTAVAAAGLLLLVTPLLLRGATARPSAAAQP comes from the coding sequence GTGGTGGTCGGGGCGGTGCGCGAGCGGGTCTCGCTGGGGCGCGGGTTCCGCTGGCTGTGGGCCGCGTACGCGATCAGCTCCTTCGGCACCCGGTTCGCCTTCGACGCGTTCGCGCTCATCGCGGTGCTCGTGCTGCACGCCGGGACGGGGCAGGTGGCGCTGCTCTCCGCCGCCGGGCTCGCCGTGGGCGCGGCGGTGGCGGTGCCGCTCGGGCCGTGGGCGGAGCACCGGCGCAAACGGCCCGTGATGATCGCGGCGGACCTCGTCCGGTGCGCGGCCCTGCTGACCGTGCCCGCCGCCCACGCCCTCGGTCGCCTCACCTTCGCCCACCTCCTGGTCGTCGCGGTGGTCGTGGCCGCCGCCGACATCGCCTTCAGCGCCGCCGCCGGCGCCTGCCTGAAGGCGCTCGTGCCCCCGGCCGAGCTGCTCAGGGCCAACGGCCGCCTGGAGTCCACGTCCTGGACCGCGACCGCGCTCGGGCCACCGCTCGGCGGGGCGGCGGTGGGGGCGTTCGGGCCGGTCGTGACGGTGGCGGCGGACGCGGTGAGCTATCTGCTCTCGGCGGCGGGGATCCGGGCGATCGGCGGGGGTGAGGCACGGCCTGCGGCCACGGCAGGGCGTACGGCCACGCCATCGCGGACGGCAGCGGCCTCGCGTACGAGCGCGGACGGGGCCGTAGCCACAGAGAGCGGGCCACCTCGGATCCGCCCCCGCGATCTCGCCGACGGCTGGCGTTTCCTCCTCGCCGACCCGGCCCTGCGCCCCCTGTTCCTCAACACCGTCCTGGTCAGCGGGCTCATCATGGCCACCGCCCCGCCGCTGGCCGTCCTCATGCTCGGCCCGCTCGGCTTCGCGCCCTGGCAATACGGCCTGGCGTTCGCGCTGCCCTGCCTCGGCGGGCTCGTCGGCGCGCGCCTGTCCCCCGCCGTGGTCCGGCGCCACGGCGAGCGGGCCGTCCTGCGCACCGTCGGGACGCTGCGCGCCTGCTGGTCCGTGGGCCTGGCCTTCGTGCACCCGGGGCCGACCGGGCTCGCCCTCGTCATGGCCGTCGAGTTCGGCCTGATCACCTGCATGGGCGTCTTCAACCCGGTGTGCGCCACGTACCGCCTGGAACGGACCCCGCCCGACCGGATCGCCCGCACGCTGTCGGCGTGGTCCGTCACCAGCAAGGCGACGGTCGCCGCGCTGACCGCGCTCTGGGGGCTGCTCGCCACGGTCGCGGGCCCGCGCACGGCCGTCGCCGCGGCGGGCCTGCTCCTGCTCGTGACCCCGCTGCTCCTGCGCGGAGCCACCGCGCGGCCCAGCGCGGCCGCTCAGCCCTGA
- a CDS encoding winged helix-turn-helix transcriptional regulator, with product MSFRQIEGGADAAEVARTDALAREVFIGLANKWAILIVSSLGEGTLRFTELRSAVDGISHKMLTQTLRGLERDGVVHRTVHPTVPPRVEYRLTEAGTALLRAIDGMCDWTHRYMAEIETARSRFDAGQRESAG from the coding sequence GTGAGCTTCCGGCAGATCGAGGGCGGCGCCGACGCGGCGGAGGTGGCGCGCACCGACGCGCTCGCCCGCGAGGTCTTCATCGGCCTCGCCAACAAGTGGGCCATCCTCATCGTCAGCTCCCTCGGCGAGGGCACCCTGCGCTTCACCGAACTGCGCTCCGCCGTCGACGGCATCAGCCACAAGATGCTCACCCAGACCCTGCGCGGCCTCGAACGCGACGGCGTGGTCCACCGCACCGTCCACCCCACCGTGCCGCCCCGCGTCGAGTACCGCCTCACCGAGGCGGGCACCGCGCTGCTCCGCGCCATCGACGGCATGTGCGACTGGACGCACCGGTACATGGCGGAGATCGAGACGGCCCGCAGCCGGTTCGACGCGGGGCAGAGGGAGTCCGCCGGGTAA
- a CDS encoding RHS repeat-associated core domain-containing protein, producing the protein MVATALPQFAFASEPDAVPEQPQRQGQEDAPEPRADPPKDSPKRTYPRNSPLLKVTYGAAGATAIKAPSVVHATGPELSWPKAKGHDVVGYQLHRSPKADFRPTTSTLVADLGKGATRHRDTTTAPTPQSSRTETGRRYAYRVLVKTKDGRLLGSPVRRVGVPKAGHTLRVTAADKGAGKARDALEFSMAGIPERARVLDARVHLRAGNGKDLSRDATALARRWLKDPKAGKGLPVKAEAADPGRARLSVVYATPTPWDTYYAPGTPTRMTARNTYPVTVTVTNTTTSAWPAGERQLSYRWAFPDGSDATSGDNQLRTDVPALAAGASATVRAEVKAPPVDGNRRAGFTLTWDVYNKADDTWLSQKPGIGGLAQATAVEDPTADRLGLEKYHAYTGKNTGAGSTLMSNVGSGNAVWSYDAFSNPGRGINTFARFTYNAQDTSDGQLGHGWSAQASGPLRLGAVLDFHPDVNPGEAYVVDGDGTQQIFRKDGGGEWKPSPGYHYRLKAKDGARTSCLPGVDPEVPDAWTLTRPDGTRFLIGCDGYLTSVVDKNGNTQTYEYELRDSGNRRVKFLTAIKDPSARTTLRLDYYRPGDATYEYIDDKGEKASGKDLWNPRIYDHLKSVTDVSGRKVAFHYTQKGHLGRLTDGDGSAQPKVFKFTYDATQGAKNPKLTKVTDPRGHSTGLDYSVTAETDYRWSTKTVTDRLDGTTDFTYKKRQGGGDETRVTDAERHSSTYETDDGDRPVKVVNAKSEYTKMSWDGDNNVTLLEENNGAKTAYCYDEKTGYPLWERSAEENKDGVPPAADCAPGKYPAHSVRYAYDTREDGYVADLRKKTSAENRTWEFGYDGKGNLKKVTDPKGVATPADGDYTTTYDYDAYGQLTKSTDANGNPTLYSDFAPSGYPRTTTDALSKVTQTEYDERGQVTAVVDALGKKTTQTYDTYGRPLVSKVPKDQAAGEYITTPAPVYDPNDNVEKSTAPNGAVSTAVYDKADQVTSATAPKDTDSSGERKTVYTYDKVGNLRTTTEPKGVATPSTPDDYVTTHSYDEIYQLTSVVNAKKEKVSYLYDGVGNSVRVIDPKKNATSDPDDYTTKTDYDMNHRVVAVTDAAGRTTKQAYDKDSLVVSTTDQENNTTKNHYDERGKLAVTEVPHTDKTLRTTKFGYDEVGNRIKVFTPRSVAADRPDAFVAETTYDELNRPKRQIQPYDPKDPRYNRKVWTETTYDAVGRVAKVSMPPSEGEQTRNDTDYRYYDNGWVKSSKDAWNITTTYDYNKLGQQSARQLTSAAGSSSRTMRWGHYPDGKLKSLDDDGIPVGRNEVLGEAAQKRGSAGWKLPIPKSGTYTAYADRTGDGKGWVKLSTKSYKKNEITTLTAAGASKVKLVRDASAEADTENKRFAYAYDVNGNLTSIDDKSTGTKVDAYTISYTGLNQVEKVVEALAGQEKKTTSYTYDANGRPETLTHPDQFAKYTYDLRELVKTASVGKSASDTSPKVTSYDYTWRGEKKQETKANKNTVDYAYHLDGTLKSQTEKKPNGTLVSSHTYAYDPNGNKARDEAKKMNADDTSKYLSSTTEYAYDPADRLSKSTRTGDGAGTETYVHDDNANVISQTVKGKTTTYGYDRNRLLKATQGGAEVWYQYDPFGRQESTTAGGKVVERTAYDGFDRVKQHEKADTGSGALKATKYAYDPLDRTASRTDADGKKTDYNYLGMSGEVLSEDVAGKLAKSYQYSPWGQRLSQVKRTADNKTEDTYYGYNSHTDVETLTDKDGNTKATYGYTAYGSADPADFTGIDKPTATDPTKEAYNSFRFNSKRWDSASGTYDMGFRDYSPGSNRFTTRDMYTGALADMDLGSDPLTGNRYAFGGGNPTSFVEIDGHLPCREGIREVCAGGAGAASTGVLAPAAKKNKAPDNGGKSNVGSRCSAAAMKSLSAHDASVCQSAKAANEWAKSNKVAGYVTIDLNKGAMGNLLPGASGNKAGNTGRADLIFWGKDEVYIWEVKPGNAYGKQEGPKDLARYVDSLERHFEAVGDDREVLPGPVIATKTFSSRQGTGRVWSASDDPGMRYYGTDKKRSSPSPTPNPRPDPKNLSKPRATPTPEPAPSATGTYGPSSPGARGGVPEGTGAGATLTAITLWTLWGIANTPQCAVGMC; encoded by the coding sequence GTGGTCGCCACGGCGCTGCCGCAATTCGCCTTCGCGTCGGAGCCCGACGCCGTACCGGAACAGCCGCAGAGACAGGGGCAGGAAGACGCCCCGGAACCCCGGGCCGACCCGCCCAAGGACTCACCCAAGCGGACCTATCCCCGCAACTCGCCGCTCCTGAAGGTCACCTACGGCGCGGCCGGTGCCACCGCCATCAAGGCCCCCTCGGTCGTCCACGCCACCGGCCCCGAACTCTCCTGGCCCAAGGCCAAGGGGCACGACGTCGTCGGCTATCAGCTGCACCGCTCCCCGAAGGCCGACTTCCGCCCGACGACCTCGACCCTCGTGGCCGACCTCGGCAAGGGGGCCACGCGCCACCGGGACACCACCACCGCACCGACCCCGCAGTCGAGCCGCACCGAGACCGGGCGCCGCTACGCGTACCGGGTCCTGGTGAAGACCAAGGACGGCCGGCTGCTGGGTTCGCCGGTGCGGCGCGTGGGCGTACCGAAGGCGGGCCACACCCTCCGCGTCACGGCGGCGGACAAGGGCGCGGGGAAGGCCCGGGACGCGCTGGAGTTCTCGATGGCGGGGATCCCGGAGAGGGCCCGTGTCCTCGACGCTCGGGTCCACCTGCGGGCCGGGAACGGCAAGGACCTCTCCCGGGACGCCACGGCCCTCGCCCGCCGCTGGCTCAAGGACCCGAAGGCCGGCAAGGGCCTGCCGGTGAAGGCGGAGGCGGCCGACCCGGGCCGCGCCCGCCTCAGTGTCGTCTACGCGACCCCCACCCCCTGGGACACCTACTACGCCCCGGGCACCCCCACCCGCATGACCGCCCGCAACACCTACCCGGTGACGGTCACGGTCACCAACACGACGACCTCGGCCTGGCCCGCGGGCGAGCGGCAGCTCAGCTACCGGTGGGCGTTCCCGGACGGCTCGGACGCCACGTCCGGCGACAACCAGCTGCGGACGGACGTCCCGGCCCTCGCGGCGGGCGCGTCCGCGACCGTGCGGGCCGAGGTCAAGGCCCCGCCCGTCGACGGCAACCGCCGCGCGGGATTCACCCTGACCTGGGACGTCTACAACAAGGCCGACGACACCTGGCTGTCGCAGAAGCCCGGCATCGGCGGCCTCGCCCAGGCGACGGCCGTCGAGGACCCGACGGCGGACCGGCTCGGCCTGGAGAAGTACCACGCGTACACGGGCAAGAACACCGGCGCGGGCTCGACCCTGATGTCCAACGTCGGTTCGGGCAACGCCGTCTGGTCCTACGACGCGTTCAGCAACCCGGGCCGCGGCATCAACACCTTCGCGCGCTTCACGTACAACGCCCAGGACACCTCCGACGGGCAGCTGGGCCACGGCTGGTCGGCGCAGGCGTCGGGGCCGCTGCGGCTCGGCGCCGTGCTCGACTTCCACCCGGACGTGAATCCGGGCGAGGCGTACGTCGTCGACGGCGACGGCACCCAGCAGATCTTCCGCAAGGACGGGGGCGGGGAGTGGAAGCCCTCGCCCGGGTACCACTACCGCCTGAAGGCCAAGGACGGCGCGCGCACCTCGTGCCTGCCGGGCGTCGACCCCGAGGTGCCGGACGCCTGGACGCTGACACGGCCGGACGGCACCCGCTTCCTGATCGGCTGTGACGGCTATCTGACCTCGGTCGTCGACAAGAACGGCAACACACAGACGTACGAGTACGAGCTGCGCGACTCCGGCAACCGGCGCGTGAAGTTCCTGACCGCGATCAAGGACCCGTCGGCGCGCACCACGCTGCGGCTCGACTACTACCGGCCGGGCGACGCCACGTACGAGTACATCGACGACAAGGGCGAGAAGGCCTCCGGCAAGGACCTCTGGAACCCGAGGATCTACGACCACCTGAAGTCGGTCACGGACGTGTCGGGGCGCAAGGTCGCCTTCCACTACACGCAGAAGGGCCATCTCGGCCGCCTCACCGACGGCGACGGATCGGCGCAGCCCAAGGTCTTCAAGTTCACGTACGACGCGACGCAGGGCGCCAAGAACCCGAAGCTGACGAAGGTCACCGACCCGCGCGGCCACAGCACCGGCCTCGACTACTCGGTCACCGCCGAGACCGACTACCGCTGGTCCACGAAGACGGTCACCGACCGCCTCGACGGCACGACGGACTTCACGTACAAGAAGCGGCAGGGCGGCGGCGACGAGACCAGGGTCACCGACGCCGAGCGGCACTCCTCCACCTATGAGACCGACGACGGCGACCGGCCGGTCAAGGTCGTCAACGCCAAGTCCGAGTACACGAAGATGAGCTGGGACGGCGACAACAACGTCACGCTGCTTGAGGAGAACAACGGCGCGAAGACGGCCTACTGCTACGACGAGAAGACCGGCTACCCGCTGTGGGAGCGGTCGGCGGAGGAGAACAAGGACGGCGTGCCGCCCGCGGCGGACTGCGCCCCGGGCAAGTACCCGGCCCACTCGGTGCGCTACGCGTACGACACTCGCGAGGACGGATACGTCGCCGACCTGCGGAAGAAGACCTCGGCGGAGAACCGGACCTGGGAGTTCGGCTACGACGGCAAGGGCAACCTGAAGAAGGTCACCGACCCGAAGGGCGTGGCGACCCCCGCGGACGGCGACTACACGACGACCTACGACTACGACGCGTACGGCCAGCTGACCAAGTCCACCGACGCCAACGGCAACCCCACGCTCTACTCGGACTTCGCGCCCTCCGGCTACCCGCGCACCACCACGGACGCGCTCAGCAAGGTCACGCAGACCGAGTACGACGAGCGCGGCCAGGTCACCGCCGTTGTCGACGCGCTGGGCAAGAAGACCACCCAGACCTACGACACCTACGGCCGCCCGCTGGTCTCGAAGGTCCCGAAGGACCAGGCGGCGGGCGAGTACATCACGACCCCGGCGCCCGTGTACGACCCGAACGACAACGTCGAGAAGTCCACCGCCCCGAACGGCGCGGTGTCGACGGCCGTCTACGACAAGGCCGACCAGGTCACGTCCGCCACCGCGCCCAAGGACACGGACTCCTCCGGCGAGCGGAAGACGGTCTACACGTACGACAAGGTCGGCAACCTGCGCACGACCACGGAGCCGAAGGGCGTGGCGACCCCGTCGACCCCCGACGACTACGTCACGACCCACTCCTACGACGAGATCTACCAGCTCACCTCGGTCGTCAACGCCAAGAAGGAAAAGGTCAGTTACCTCTACGACGGCGTGGGCAACTCGGTCCGCGTCATCGACCCGAAGAAGAACGCCACCTCCGACCCCGACGACTACACCACCAAGACCGACTACGACATGAACCACCGGGTCGTCGCGGTCACGGACGCGGCCGGGCGCACGACCAAGCAGGCCTACGACAAGGACTCCCTGGTCGTCTCGACGACCGACCAGGAGAACAACACCACCAAGAACCACTACGACGAGCGCGGCAAGCTCGCCGTGACCGAGGTCCCGCACACGGACAAGACGCTCCGCACGACGAAGTTCGGCTACGACGAGGTCGGCAACCGGATCAAGGTGTTCACGCCGCGCAGCGTGGCCGCCGACCGTCCCGACGCCTTCGTCGCCGAGACCACCTACGACGAACTCAACCGTCCCAAGCGGCAGATCCAGCCGTACGACCCGAAGGACCCGCGCTACAACCGGAAGGTCTGGACGGAGACGACGTACGACGCGGTGGGCCGGGTCGCGAAGGTCTCGATGCCGCCGTCCGAGGGCGAGCAGACCCGCAACGACACGGACTACCGGTACTACGACAACGGCTGGGTGAAGTCGTCCAAGGACGCCTGGAACATCACCACGACCTACGACTACAACAAGCTCGGTCAGCAGAGCGCCCGCCAGCTCACCTCCGCGGCGGGATCGTCCAGCCGCACCATGCGCTGGGGCCACTACCCGGACGGCAAGCTCAAGTCCCTCGACGACGACGGGATTCCGGTGGGCCGCAACGAGGTCCTGGGGGAGGCGGCCCAGAAGCGCGGGAGCGCCGGGTGGAAGCTGCCGATCCCGAAGTCGGGGACGTACACGGCGTACGCGGACCGCACGGGTGACGGCAAGGGCTGGGTGAAGCTGTCCACGAAGTCCTACAAGAAGAACGAGATCACGACGCTCACCGCCGCGGGCGCCTCCAAGGTCAAACTCGTCCGTGACGCCTCGGCGGAAGCGGACACGGAGAACAAGCGCTTCGCGTACGCCTACGACGTCAACGGCAACCTCACCTCGATCGACGACAAGTCGACGGGCACGAAGGTCGACGCGTACACGATCTCCTACACGGGCCTGAACCAGGTCGAGAAGGTCGTGGAGGCCCTGGCGGGCCAGGAGAAGAAGACCACGTCGTACACGTACGACGCGAACGGCCGGCCCGAGACCCTGACCCACCCCGACCAGTTCGCCAAGTACACCTACGACCTGCGCGAACTCGTCAAGACCGCCTCGGTCGGCAAGTCCGCGTCCGACACCTCCCCGAAGGTCACGTCGTACGACTACACCTGGCGCGGCGAGAAGAAACAGGAGACGAAGGCCAACAAGAACACCGTCGACTACGCCTACCACCTGGACGGCACCCTCAAGTCCCAGACGGAGAAGAAGCCGAACGGCACCCTCGTCTCCTCGCACACCTACGCCTACGACCCCAACGGCAACAAGGCGCGGGACGAGGCGAAGAAGATGAACGCCGACGACACGTCGAAGTACCTGTCGTCCACCACGGAGTACGCCTACGACCCGGCGGACCGCCTGTCGAAGTCGACCCGCACCGGTGACGGCGCGGGCACGGAGACCTACGTCCACGACGACAACGCGAACGTCATCTCGCAGACGGTGAAGGGGAAGACGACCACCTACGGGTACGACCGGAACCGCCTCCTGAAAGCCACGCAGGGCGGGGCCGAGGTCTGGTACCAATACGACCCCTTCGGCCGCCAGGAGTCGACGACGGCGGGCGGCAAGGTCGTGGAGCGCACCGCTTACGACGGCTTCGACCGCGTCAAGCAGCACGAGAAGGCGGACACCGGGTCCGGGGCCCTCAAGGCCACGAAGTACGCGTACGACCCGTTGGACCGCACCGCCAGCCGCACCGACGCCGACGGCAAGAAGACGGACTACAACTACCTGGGCATGTCGGGCGAGGTCCTGAGCGAGGACGTCGCGGGCAAGCTCGCCAAGTCCTACCAGTACAGCCCCTGGGGCCAGCGGCTCTCCCAGGTCAAGCGCACGGCGGACAACAAGACCGAGGACACCTACTACGGCTACAACAGTCACACCGACGTCGAGACCCTCACGGACAAGGACGGCAACACGAAGGCCACGTACGGCTACACGGCCTATGGCAGCGCCGACCCCGCCGACTTCACCGGCATCGACAAGCCGACGGCGACGGATCCGACGAAGGAGGCCTACAACTCCTTCCGCTTCAACTCCAAGCGCTGGGACAGTGCCTCCGGCACCTACGACATGGGGTTCCGGGACTACAGCCCCGGGTCGAACCGGTTCACGACCCGGGACATGTACACCGGCGCGCTCGCGGACATGGACCTGGGGTCCGACCCGCTGACGGGGAATCGGTACGCGTTCGGTGGCGGCAACCCCACGAGCTTCGTGGAGATCGACGGCCATCTGCCGTGCCGCGAGGGCATCAGAGAAGTGTGTGCGGGGGGCGCCGGAGCCGCTTCGACGGGTGTGCTGGCGCCCGCGGCCAAGAAGAACAAAGCTCCGGACAACGGAGGGAAGTCCAACGTCGGCTCTCGCTGCAGTGCCGCGGCCATGAAGTCGCTGAGCGCGCACGACGCGTCCGTCTGCCAGAGCGCGAAGGCCGCGAACGAGTGGGCCAAGAGCAACAAGGTCGCCGGCTACGTGACCATCGACCTCAACAAGGGAGCGATGGGCAACCTGCTTCCTGGGGCGAGTGGAAACAAGGCGGGCAACACCGGACGCGCGGACCTGATCTTCTGGGGGAAGGACGAGGTGTACATCTGGGAGGTGAAGCCCGGCAACGCGTACGGAAAGCAGGAGGGACCGAAGGACCTGGCCCGCTACGTGGACAGTCTGGAGCGCCACTTCGAAGCCGTCGGCGACGACCGAGAGGTACTGCCCGGCCCTGTGATCGCCACGAAGACGTTCAGCTCGCGGCAGGGGACGGGACGTGTCTGGTCCGCGAGTGACGATCCAGGGATGAGGTACTACGGGACGGACAAGAAGCGGAGCTCGCCCAGTCCCACTCCCAACCCGCGTCCTGACCCGAAGAACCTCTCCAAGCCCAGAGCCACACCCACTCCTGAACCGGCGCCCTCGGCCACGGGGACGTACGGACCGTCCTCGCCGGGCGCACGCGGCGGAGTCCCGGAGGGAACAGGGGCGGGCGCGACGCTGACCGCGATCACTCTGTGGACCCTGTGGGGCATCGCCAACACTCCGCAGTGTGCGGTAGGTATGTGCTGA